The Solibacillus sp. FSL R7-0682 genome includes a window with the following:
- a CDS encoding DUF6612 family protein: MKRKIFLAATSLSLLTIAACGDTATPTSGVKDESNLTLQEVYNKAIERQQSLESVHAKLEMNQATELSIDGQSVMLTSSSNLTMEMTQNPLSFYTNGTVDMNMGDEKVSMPMEMYMTEKDGFFFYNGQNEQWLKLPESQQELLLQQTGAQADASEQLEQLKPFIEDFTFKQDNDSYLLTLSIEGEKFKEFILSQMNTSLGDLTEVNEEIYTNMSFKDSKYEIVIEKDTFDTKQIDMDLTLLMDIEGQTTKVESDTKVEYSKFDEMDQIKIPDAVKNKAISSDF; the protein is encoded by the coding sequence ATGAAAAGGAAAATCTTTTTAGCTGCAACAAGTCTTTCATTATTGACTATTGCTGCGTGTGGGGATACAGCAACACCGACAAGTGGTGTAAAGGACGAATCAAATTTAACTTTACAGGAAGTATATAATAAGGCGATTGAGCGCCAGCAATCTTTAGAAAGCGTTCATGCAAAGCTAGAAATGAATCAAGCTACGGAATTGTCGATTGATGGTCAATCTGTCATGTTAACGTCTTCATCGAATTTAACGATGGAAATGACACAAAACCCACTCAGTTTCTATACGAATGGAACTGTTGATATGAATATGGGTGATGAGAAAGTAAGTATGCCTATGGAAATGTATATGACCGAAAAGGATGGATTTTTCTTCTATAATGGCCAAAATGAACAATGGTTGAAGCTTCCTGAAAGTCAACAAGAGCTATTATTACAACAAACGGGTGCCCAGGCAGATGCATCAGAGCAATTGGAACAATTAAAGCCATTTATTGAGGATTTTACATTTAAGCAGGATAACGATTCCTATCTATTAACATTAAGTATTGAAGGCGAAAAGTTTAAAGAATTTATTCTTTCTCAGATGAACACAAGTTTAGGTGACTTGACAGAAGTAAATGAAGAAATATATACGAATATGTCTTTTAAAGATTCAAAATATGAAATCGTTATCGAAAAAGATACGTTTGATACAAAACAGATTGATATGGATTTAACACTTTTAATGGATATAGAAGGCCAAACAACAAAGGTTGAAAGTGACACGAAAGTTGAATATTCTAAGTTTGATGAAATGGATCAAATTAAAATTCCAGATGCAGTGAAAAATAAAGCGATTTCTAGTGATTTTTAA
- a CDS encoding nucleoside triphosphate pyrophosphohydrolase: protein MPVYNKLVRDKILEIIEAEGLQYNAKILNASEFKDSVKVKMKEEAQEFYEAKNINESIEELADILELVHAAVNLLGVSYEELDSIREQKKAKRGGFDKGIYLMDVIDI, encoded by the coding sequence ATGCCTGTTTATAATAAGCTTGTAAGAGATAAGATTTTAGAAATAATTGAAGCGGAAGGGCTGCAATATAACGCTAAGATTTTAAATGCCAGTGAGTTTAAAGATTCAGTTAAAGTAAAAATGAAGGAAGAGGCGCAAGAGTTTTATGAGGCAAAGAATATAAATGAGAGCATTGAAGAGTTGGCGGATATATTAGAGTTAGTACATGCCGCTGTAAATTTACTAGGTGTAAGTTATGAAGAATTAGATAGTATTAGAGAACAAAAGAAAGCAAAACGAGGTGGTTTTGATAAAGGAATTTATTTAATGGATGTAATTGATATATAA
- a CDS encoding amidase family protein encodes MEINFKRFFRDELSIDDIQVAMDNGEITSKELVMFYLSRIAKYDQSGKQINSMLEINPDALFIAEALDNERILKGARGPLHGIPVVLKDNIETKDSMHTSAGTIALENHLASKDAFLVKQLREAGAILLGKANMTELANGMSSTMWAGYSARGGQTLNPYGDPTLFVGGSSSGSAVAVASNFTVLSVGTETDGSILSPAIQNSVVGIKPTVGLISRDGVIPFTYSQDTPGPFARNVKDAAVLLGVLTGKDENDIVTYKGENSKPQDYTGYLDPNGLKGATIGLFNKGSKDYYECGEYDEQLFNNAIQILTEQGATIIKNIDIPSFHREWKWDVSLYELKHSLDNYLHQLPAHMPVHSISELIQFNQTIGEKALKYGQDKLERRKFFPNTLRNAEYLNAKLEDLYFSQEQGIDFSLKKYGLDAIVFPSYIGSTLCAKAGYPSIAVPAGYMESGRPFGITFASSAFSEGVLIKFAYAFEQASLLRKAPKF; translated from the coding sequence ATGGAGATAAATTTCAAACGATTTTTTAGAGATGAACTTTCAATCGATGACATACAAGTTGCTATGGATAACGGAGAAATCACATCAAAAGAATTAGTGATGTTTTATTTGTCCCGGATTGCAAAATACGATCAAAGTGGTAAACAAATAAATTCAATGCTCGAAATAAATCCGGATGCCTTATTTATAGCAGAAGCACTGGATAATGAAAGAATATTAAAAGGTGCACGAGGACCCTTACATGGTATTCCCGTTGTACTCAAGGATAATATAGAAACAAAAGATTCAATGCATACTAGTGCAGGAACAATTGCATTAGAAAATCATCTCGCTAGCAAGGATGCTTTTCTTGTTAAACAGCTCCGTGAAGCAGGTGCTATCCTATTAGGGAAGGCAAATATGACCGAATTAGCAAATGGAATGTCCAGTACAATGTGGGCTGGCTACAGTGCACGAGGAGGTCAAACCTTAAATCCTTATGGAGATCCAACACTGTTTGTTGGCGGCTCTAGTTCTGGTTCTGCAGTAGCGGTTGCCTCGAATTTTACCGTTTTATCTGTCGGAACAGAAACAGATGGCTCTATTCTTAGCCCTGCCATTCAAAATTCAGTTGTCGGTATAAAGCCTACGGTTGGTTTAATCAGTCGAGACGGTGTTATTCCTTTTACATACTCACAAGATACACCTGGGCCGTTTGCAAGAAATGTTAAGGATGCAGCCGTTTTGTTAGGGGTTTTAACAGGAAAAGATGAAAACGATATCGTCACGTATAAGGGGGAAAATAGTAAACCACAGGATTACACAGGCTATTTAGACCCAAACGGTTTAAAGGGCGCTACAATTGGTCTATTTAATAAGGGATCTAAAGATTATTACGAATGTGGAGAATATGATGAACAACTATTTAACAATGCAATTCAAATTTTAACGGAGCAAGGGGCTACGATAATTAAAAATATTGATATCCCCTCCTTTCATAGAGAATGGAAATGGGACGTCTCTTTGTATGAGTTAAAACATAGTCTCGATAATTACCTACATCAATTACCTGCACATATGCCCGTGCACTCAATTTCTGAGTTAATTCAATTTAATCAGACGATTGGCGAAAAAGCATTGAAGTATGGACAGGATAAGTTGGAACGTAGAAAATTCTTTCCGAATACATTACGGAATGCAGAGTATTTAAACGCAAAATTAGAAGATTTATATTTTTCACAAGAACAAGGAATTGATTTTTCATTAAAAAAATATGGACTTGATGCAATTGTTTTTCCTTCTTACATTGGTTCAACACTTTGTGCCAAAGCGGGCTACCCATCAATCGCTGTTCCTGCAGGTTATATGGAAAGTGGTCGACCATTTGGAATTACTTTTGCAAGTTCTGCTTTCAGTGAAGGTGTTTTAATCAAATTTGCTTATGCATTTGAACAGGCATCGTTATTGCGAAAGGCTCCCAAGTTTTAG
- a CDS encoding NUDIX hydrolase has protein sequence MNKFTVTSGAVVIDNQNRILLKKDPNRGWELPGGIVEENENIKNAVIREVEEETGIYIDIIEFCGVSQELKRNICNMWWLGTPIKGSLKTSKESLEVGFFSIEVALKLIKNDYFKEELLICLDKNNYPFFITF, from the coding sequence ATGAATAAATTTACTGTTACATCAGGTGCTGTAGTTATTGATAATCAAAACAGGATCTTATTAAAAAAAGACCCTAATCGAGGTTGGGAATTACCAGGTGGTATTGTAGAAGAGAATGAAAATATAAAGAATGCAGTAATTAGAGAAGTTGAAGAAGAAACAGGAATATATATTGATATTATTGAATTTTGTGGGGTTTCACAAGAATTAAAAAGAAATATATGTAATATGTGGTGGTTAGGAACACCGATAAAGGGAAGTTTAAAAACAAGTAAAGAAAGTTTAGAGGTTGGTTTTTTTAGCATAGAAGTTGCGTTAAAACTGATAAAAAATGATTACTTTAAAGAAGAACTTTTAATATGTTTAGACAAAAATAATTATCCATTTTTTATTACATTTTAA
- the deoD gene encoding purine-nucleoside phosphorylase, with translation MSVHINAKQGEIAEIVLLPGDPLRAKYIAETFLEDVVQYNEVRNILGYTGTYKGKRVSVQGTGMGVPSISIYATELMQEYGVQKLIRVGTCGAIQKDVKVRDVIIAQASSTDSNLNRVIFGGNLDYAPTADFDLLLKAYNAAKEANLNVRVGNIFTADMFYSDEAQNEKLAQYGVLAVEMETSALYTLAAKFGRQALTVLTVSDHILTGEVTTSEERQTTFNDMMVIALEAAIQE, from the coding sequence ATGAGCGTTCATATTAATGCCAAACAGGGCGAAATTGCAGAAATCGTATTATTACCAGGAGATCCTTTACGTGCAAAATACATTGCAGAAACATTTTTAGAAGATGTTGTTCAGTACAATGAAGTACGTAACATTTTAGGCTACACAGGTACATATAAAGGAAAGCGTGTTTCTGTTCAAGGAACAGGTATGGGTGTACCATCGATTTCAATTTACGCGACAGAACTGATGCAAGAATACGGTGTACAAAAATTAATCCGTGTTGGTACTTGTGGTGCAATTCAAAAAGACGTGAAAGTACGTGACGTTATTATTGCACAAGCATCATCAACAGATTCGAACTTAAACCGTGTTATTTTCGGTGGGAACTTAGATTACGCACCAACTGCAGACTTTGATTTATTATTAAAAGCATACAATGCAGCGAAAGAAGCGAACTTAAATGTACGTGTAGGAAATATCTTCACGGCTGATATGTTCTATTCGGATGAAGCACAAAACGAAAAATTAGCACAATACGGTGTTTTAGCGGTTGAAATGGAAACATCAGCACTTTACACATTAGCTGCTAAATTTGGACGTCAAGCACTAACAGTATTAACTGTTTCTGACCACATTTTAACAGGTGAAGTAACAACTTCAGAAGAACGTCAAACTACGTTCAATGACATGATGGTAATTGCGTTAGAAGCGGCTATTCAAGAGTAG